The Geomonas ferrireducens genome includes a window with the following:
- a CDS encoding response regulator — protein MGSACPVKKVLIVEDDDSHAELIRRGFSDCTDQYELTVAVSLQEALVRVRSRDYDIVLTDYLLPDGKGGDLVAQSADIAPVVVMTSHGNEQVAVEAMKSGAIDYVVKMPEVFEAMPRIVERALREWDHILEHRRAEEALRLQSHRLEHEVAERELAQEALQEQALLLKKEIAERKLAQETLRLSEEKFHKAFDSAPLIMVITDMEDGVFIDVNRKFVELSGYSREEVLGRTSTSLGWIDTADRAALLDKLNRQGVVTGHVVTLHAKDGRVLKGEYYCERIVVDGSERLLAIALDITERVKLEEQLRHSQKLEAVGILAGGVAHDFNNILTVIGGYCELLKLDLDEGNPVRDKVLQISAAADRAANLTRSLLAFSRKGEVKAAPANLNEIVKGVQKFLQRIIGEDIALSTSLCEEPLWAVVDTGQIEQVLMNLGANARDAMPKGGRLMVQTEYHEIDEAFVHAHGFGEPGHYALLTVSDTGEGMDETTRKKIFDPFFTTKVVGKGTGLGLAIVYGIITQHRGFVNVYSEPGIGSTFRIYLPAIGTEKREKTVAPPPEPVMQGTETILVAEDDLHVLDLVSSILQQFGYTIIHAANGLEAVQKFKENPQINLVLMDIIMPVMNGKEAAENIRGMCPDAKILFTSGYTADIIRSRSDLDEGAELVMKPVKPAVLLKKVRDMLDRS, from the coding sequence ATGGGTAGTGCTTGTCCCGTGAAGAAAGTCCTCATTGTCGAAGATGACGATTCCCACGCAGAACTGATACGGCGCGGATTCAGCGATTGTACCGACCAGTACGAGCTGACCGTCGCCGTAAGCCTCCAGGAAGCCCTGGTACGGGTCCGCAGCCGTGACTACGACATCGTGCTCACTGATTATCTTTTACCCGACGGCAAGGGGGGAGACCTGGTTGCCCAATCCGCCGACATCGCCCCAGTTGTAGTAATGACGTCGCACGGAAACGAACAGGTAGCGGTCGAGGCGATGAAATCTGGCGCCATCGACTATGTGGTCAAGATGCCCGAGGTTTTCGAGGCCATGCCGCGCATCGTGGAGCGCGCTTTGCGCGAGTGGGACCACATCCTGGAGCACCGCCGGGCCGAGGAGGCGTTGAGGCTGCAAAGCCACCGCCTGGAGCACGAGGTGGCGGAACGCGAACTGGCGCAGGAGGCGCTGCAGGAACAGGCGCTCCTCTTGAAGAAGGAGATCGCCGAACGAAAACTCGCCCAGGAGACCCTGCGCCTTAGCGAGGAGAAGTTTCACAAGGCCTTTGACAGCGCCCCCCTCATCATGGTGATCACCGACATGGAGGACGGCGTCTTCATCGACGTGAACCGCAAGTTCGTAGAACTTTCCGGCTACAGTCGGGAGGAGGTGCTTGGCAGAACCTCGACTTCCCTCGGCTGGATCGACACGGCGGACCGCGCGGCGCTGCTGGACAAACTCAACCGGCAGGGGGTCGTCACCGGACATGTGGTCACGCTCCACGCGAAGGACGGCCGCGTACTGAAAGGTGAGTATTATTGCGAACGGATCGTTGTGGACGGAAGCGAGCGGCTTTTGGCCATCGCCCTCGACATCACCGAGCGGGTCAAACTCGAGGAACAGTTGCGCCACTCCCAAAAGCTCGAGGCGGTCGGGATCCTCGCGGGCGGCGTGGCCCATGACTTCAACAACATACTCACCGTGATCGGCGGGTACTGCGAACTGTTGAAACTCGATCTCGATGAGGGGAACCCGGTCAGGGACAAGGTGCTGCAGATTTCAGCCGCAGCGGATCGGGCCGCCAACCTGACCCGAAGTCTCCTTGCCTTCAGCCGCAAGGGAGAGGTGAAGGCGGCTCCGGCGAACTTGAACGAAATCGTCAAGGGGGTCCAGAAGTTCCTGCAGCGCATCATCGGCGAGGACATTGCCCTCAGCACATCCCTGTGCGAGGAACCGCTCTGGGCCGTTGTCGACACCGGCCAGATCGAGCAGGTGCTGATGAACCTCGGGGCCAACGCGCGCGATGCCATGCCCAAGGGAGGGCGGCTCATGGTCCAGACCGAGTACCACGAGATTGACGAGGCCTTCGTGCACGCCCACGGCTTCGGTGAGCCCGGCCACTACGCCCTTTTGACCGTCTCCGACACCGGGGAGGGAATGGACGAGACGACGCGGAAGAAGATCTTCGATCCCTTCTTCACCACGAAGGTCGTCGGCAAGGGGACCGGCCTCGGCCTTGCCATCGTGTACGGGATCATCACGCAGCACAGGGGGTTCGTGAACGTCTACAGCGAGCCCGGCATAGGCTCCACCTTCCGCATCTACCTTCCCGCCATCGGGACGGAAAAGCGCGAGAAGACGGTGGCACCCCCTCCAGAGCCGGTGATGCAGGGGACGGAGACCATCCTCGTCGCGGAAGATGACCTGCACGTTCTCGACCTGGTTTCCTCCATCCTGCAGCAGTTCGGCTACACCATCATCCATGCCGCCAACGGTCTTGAGGCGGTGCAGAAATTCAAGGAAAACCCGCAGATCAACCTGGTGCTCATGGACATCATCATGCCGGTGATGAACGGTAAGGAAGCGGCAGAGAACATCCGCGGCATGTGCCCCGACGCCAAGATCCTCTTCACGAGCGGTTACACGGCCGACATCATCCGCAGCAGAAGCGATCTGGACGAGGGGGCCGAACTGGTTATGAAGCCGGTAAAGCCGGCCGTCCTCCTCAAGAAGGTCCGCGACATGCTGGACCGTTCTTAA
- a CDS encoding ATP-binding protein: protein MVTQISTIRRFSLMLALLWSAGIAVSFAWFYKHEQGTVLEIARAEARATYEKDSLYRRWATKHGGVYVAVSPLNPPNPNLAHISERDIATPSGRALTLVNPAYMTRQVFELADSQNHLVRGHITSLKPIRPENAPDPWEARALQKFEQGAREVSEVQMMNGRRYMRLMRPFVTEEGCLKCHADQGYKVGDIRGGISASVPIESHDGAFSSVITGGVASHAILWFLGIGMIGTGSRVLTRSARVLEKSEERYRTVADYTDDWEYWQAPDRTFMYVSPSCKQLCGYGHEAFYADHTLIERVIHPDDLAAYLDHEHASFEGNPKPIDFRIVRPDGEVRWISHICRVVYTKDGAENGVRASNRDITDRKRADETLREQALLLESEVRERKERELELEAKNAELERFTYTVSHDLKSPLITIKGFAGAVIKDLQNGQSQRFEGDVRRIMAAADKMTALLDDLLELSRVGRIVNPPTLIDMNALAHEVLAQLAGPLEQRGVEVLLQQDLPTVWGDQRRICEVLQNLLENAIKYAGEQPHPCIEVGKRDGDGSTVFTVRDNGMGVAQQYHETIFGLFNKLDARSEGTGIGLALARRIVEFHGGKLWVESDGAGQGSTFCFTLNMMPPAAATES, encoded by the coding sequence ATGGTAACCCAGATAAGCACCATACGCCGTTTCTCACTAATGCTGGCCCTACTCTGGAGCGCGGGCATCGCGGTATCCTTCGCGTGGTTCTACAAGCACGAGCAGGGGACGGTGCTGGAGATCGCACGCGCCGAGGCTCGGGCCACCTACGAGAAGGACAGCCTCTACCGGCGCTGGGCAACCAAACACGGCGGCGTCTACGTCGCGGTGAGCCCCTTAAATCCACCGAACCCGAACCTCGCCCACATCTCCGAGCGCGATATCGCCACCCCGTCCGGACGCGCCCTTACCCTGGTCAACCCCGCATACATGACCCGGCAAGTCTTCGAACTCGCCGACAGCCAGAACCACCTGGTGCGCGGTCACATCACGAGCCTGAAACCGATCCGGCCCGAAAACGCCCCGGACCCGTGGGAGGCCCGTGCCCTGCAAAAGTTCGAACAGGGTGCCCGGGAGGTAAGCGAGGTGCAGATGATGAACGGGCGCCGATACATGAGACTCATGCGCCCCTTTGTAACCGAGGAGGGATGCCTCAAGTGCCACGCCGATCAGGGGTATAAGGTCGGGGACATCCGTGGGGGGATCAGTGCGTCGGTCCCTATAGAATCTCACGACGGTGCCTTCTCGTCGGTGATTACGGGAGGAGTGGCAAGTCACGCCATCCTGTGGTTTCTTGGGATCGGGATGATCGGCACAGGGTCGCGCGTCCTGACCCGCAGCGCCCGGGTCCTCGAAAAAAGCGAGGAGCGATACCGCACCGTCGCCGACTACACCGACGACTGGGAATACTGGCAGGCGCCGGACCGGACCTTCATGTACGTGTCCCCTTCCTGCAAGCAGCTCTGCGGTTACGGCCACGAAGCATTCTATGCCGACCACACCCTCATCGAGAGGGTCATCCATCCCGATGACCTCGCCGCATACCTGGACCACGAACATGCCTCTTTCGAGGGGAACCCAAAGCCGATCGATTTCCGCATCGTGCGCCCTGACGGGGAAGTGCGCTGGATCTCGCACATCTGCCGCGTCGTCTACACGAAAGATGGTGCCGAGAACGGTGTAAGGGCTAGCAACCGCGACATTACCGACCGAAAGCGTGCCGACGAAACTCTCAGGGAGCAGGCGCTTCTCCTGGAAAGCGAGGTGCGTGAACGAAAGGAGCGCGAGCTCGAGTTGGAGGCGAAAAACGCCGAACTCGAGCGCTTCACCTACACGGTGTCCCACGATCTCAAGAGCCCCCTTATCACCATCAAGGGGTTCGCCGGGGCCGTCATCAAGGATCTGCAAAACGGCCAGTCGCAGCGATTTGAAGGCGACGTGCGCCGCATCATGGCCGCAGCCGACAAGATGACGGCACTCCTTGACGACCTATTGGAGCTTTCCCGTGTCGGACGCATCGTGAATCCGCCGACCCTTATCGATATGAACGCCCTGGCTCACGAGGTGCTCGCCCAACTGGCAGGCCCACTGGAGCAGCGAGGCGTCGAGGTTCTGTTGCAGCAGGATCTCCCCACGGTGTGGGGTGACCAGCGCCGCATCTGCGAGGTGCTCCAGAACCTCCTGGAAAACGCCATAAAGTATGCCGGTGAGCAGCCGCACCCCTGCATCGAGGTCGGGAAGCGCGACGGCGATGGCAGCACGGTCTTTACGGTTCGCGACAACGGCATGGGGGTGGCGCAGCAGTACCATGAGACCATCTTCGGCCTGTTCAACAAGCTCGATGCCCGTTCCGAGGGGACCGGAATCGGCCTCGCCCTTGCGCGGCGCATCGTCGAGTTCCATGGCGGGAAGCTGTGGGTCGAGTCGGATGGCGCGGGGCAGGGGAGCACTTTCTGTTTCACGCTCAACATGATGCCGCCTGCCGCGGCAACTGAAAGCTGA
- a CDS encoding response regulator, giving the protein MVEGEPLCILLVEDNPDHAELALRNLSDAGLANRVFHVEDGEAALDYLHNRGRYADQLSYPRPHLVLLDLRLPKVDGIEVLKQVKASEQLKAIPVVILTTSAAERDLAQAYNHYANSYLTKPVDFDSFSRLLQDLGFYWLAWNKRPSG; this is encoded by the coding sequence ATGGTGGAAGGCGAACCGTTGTGCATTCTTTTAGTGGAAGACAACCCGGACCACGCAGAGCTCGCGCTTAGAAACCTTTCCGACGCGGGCCTTGCCAACCGCGTGTTCCACGTCGAGGACGGCGAGGCCGCTCTTGACTATCTGCACAACCGCGGGCGCTACGCCGACCAGCTGAGCTACCCGCGCCCGCACCTCGTACTGCTTGACCTGCGCTTGCCGAAAGTCGACGGCATAGAGGTGCTCAAACAGGTGAAGGCTTCGGAACAGTTGAAGGCGATCCCGGTAGTCATCCTGACCACCTCGGCGGCCGAGCGCGACCTTGCCCAGGCCTACAACCATTACGCCAACAGTTATTTGACGAAGCCGGTGGACTTCGACTCCTTCAGCCGTCTTCTGCAAGACCTCGGTTTCTACTGGCTTGCCTGGAACAAGCGCCCCTCCGGCTAG